From one Streptomyces sp. SCSIO 30461 genomic stretch:
- a CDS encoding transposase: MPELTARVARAAAARGEVPLAMRVRDELGALFADAEFAVAFGRRGRRGWSPGRLAMVTVLQMAENLTDRAAVQRVRFDLSWKYCLGLELEDVGFDASVLSEFRTRVVEHGLEERVLDLLLAVLKEKGLVKAGGKQRTDSTHVLAAVRELNRLELAGETVRAALEALSAAAPDWVAQMLDIAGWNRRYGRRIDANWRPPGSQTQRDQLALDYGRDAVALLRTVHHPAAPAWLRQLPAVQVLRQVTVQNYLITTDSSGVEAVKRREADTDGLPPGRVRLTSPYDLDARYGGKEDLRWTGYKLHISEVCQLAQPDDEAPRPGRRARPPVPNVITHVATTDATVPDVKLVEPVHQALDGRDLLPGEHYLDSGYASAELVVDSLNTFGVALVTPLQGGTSRQQREKAGCQREAFAIDWDARQATCPQGASSRFWSPARQKGREVIVVRFDQADCVPCPARAECTNATRWGRQLTLRPRPLHDLIHANHTAQGDEGWRATYALRAGAEGTIRQAMAVTGNRRDGHYRGLGKTHLEHVFSAVALNLIRLDAWWNGQPLDHTRTSHLARLDLTLAA, encoded by the coding sequence GTGCCCGAGCTCACGGCGCGAGTCGCACGGGCCGCGGCGGCGCGTGGGGAGGTACCGCTGGCGATGCGGGTGCGGGACGAGCTCGGCGCGCTGTTCGCGGATGCGGAGTTCGCTGTGGCGTTCGGCCGCCGGGGCCGGCGCGGATGGTCGCCGGGGCGCCTCGCGATGGTGACCGTGCTGCAGATGGCCGAGAACCTGACCGACCGCGCCGCCGTGCAGCGGGTCCGGTTCGATCTGTCGTGGAAGTACTGCCTGGGTCTGGAGCTGGAGGACGTCGGTTTCGATGCGTCGGTGCTGTCGGAGTTCCGCACCCGGGTGGTCGAGCACGGCTTGGAGGAGCGTGTGCTGGATCTGCTGCTGGCCGTGTTGAAGGAGAAGGGCCTGGTCAAGGCAGGAGGCAAGCAGCGTACCGATTCCACGCACGTGCTGGCGGCGGTGCGGGAGTTGAACCGGCTGGAGTTGGCCGGGGAGACGGTGCGGGCCGCGCTGGAGGCGCTGTCCGCCGCGGCCCCCGATTGGGTGGCGCAGATGCTGGACATCGCCGGGTGGAACCGGCGATACGGGCGGCGGATCGACGCGAACTGGCGCCCGCCCGGCTCCCAGACCCAGCGGGACCAGCTCGCCCTGGACTACGGCCGCGACGCGGTGGCCCTGCTGCGGACGGTCCACCATCCGGCTGCACCAGCCTGGCTGCGTCAGTTGCCCGCGGTCCAGGTGCTGCGGCAGGTCACTGTGCAGAACTATCTGATCACCACTGACAGCAGCGGAGTGGAGGCGGTCAAGCGGCGGGAGGCGGACACGGACGGTCTCCCGCCCGGCAGAGTGCGCCTGACCTCGCCGTACGATCTCGATGCCCGCTACGGCGGCAAGGAAGATCTGCGCTGGACCGGGTACAAACTGCACATCAGCGAGGTCTGCCAGCTGGCCCAGCCCGACGACGAGGCTCCGCGACCCGGCCGACGGGCACGCCCTCCCGTCCCGAATGTGATCACGCATGTCGCGACCACGGACGCGACCGTGCCCGACGTGAAACTGGTCGAGCCCGTCCATCAGGCCCTCGATGGCCGGGACCTGCTGCCCGGCGAGCACTACCTGGACTCCGGCTACGCGAGCGCCGAACTCGTCGTCGACTCCCTGAACACATTCGGAGTCGCGCTAGTCACACCGCTGCAGGGCGGTACCTCCCGCCAGCAGCGCGAGAAAGCCGGCTGCCAGCGCGAAGCCTTCGCCATCGACTGGGACGCCCGCCAGGCCACCTGCCCCCAGGGCGCCTCCAGCCGGTTCTGGAGCCCGGCCAGACAGAAGGGCCGCGAAGTGATCGTGGTCCGCTTCGACCAGGCCGACTGCGTCCCATGCCCGGCCAGAGCCGAATGCACCAACGCCACCCGCTGGGGCCGCCAACTCACCCTGCGGCCCAGACCGCTGCACGACCTCATCCATGCCAACCACACCGCCCAGGGCGACGAGGGCTGGCGGGCGACGTACGCGCTGCGAGCCGGTGCCGAGGGCACCATCCGCCAGGCTATGGCGGTCACCGGCAACCGCCGGGATGGTCACTACCGAGGGCTGGGGAAGACCCATCTCGAGCATGTCTTCTCCGCTGTCGC